The genomic region GCGCCGCTGCCGCCCAACCGGATTCGCCGGAAGGCCTGTACTTCCTCGGTCGTGCCTACATGGCCCAGGACCGTTCCGCCGATGCGGCCAAAGTCTTCGAGCGCACCGTGGCTTTGGCCGGTCGCCAGCCGGAGCTGCTCGGGCAGTGGGCCCAGGCCCAGTACTTTGCCGATAACAAACAGTGGTCGCCCAAGGTCCAGGCCCTGACCGACGAAGCACTGAAACTCGATCCGAAAGAAGTCACCAGCCTCGGCCTGCTGGGTATCGCCGCCTTTGAAGGCCAGCGTTACCAGGAAGCGATCGACTACTGGAACCGCCTGCTGGCGCAACTGCCGCCGGAAGACAACTCCCGTGTCGCACTGCAAGGCGGCATTGACCGGGCTGCCGAGAAGCTCAGAGAGAGTGGCGGTAGCGTGGCGCCCGTGAAGGCACAAAAGCAGATGCAAGTGCGCGTAGACCTGGCGGCGGATGTGAAGGCCAAGGCCTCGCCGACCGACAGCGTGTTCATCTTCGCCCGTGCCGTCAAAGGCCCGCCAGCGCCATTGGCCGCCAAGCGCGTGACCGTGGCCGACCTGCCGATCACCGTCGAACTGGGCGATGCCGACGCGATGATGCCGCAGTTGAAACTGTCCAACTTTCCCGAAGTCCAACTGGTTGCGCGCATATCCCGGGCAGGTGTTCCGACAGCTGGCGAGTGGATCGGCCGCAGCCAACCCTTGGCCAGCAGCACCACTGCGCTGCAGCAGTTGACCATCGACAGTCCGGATAAATAATTCGAGGAAATGCCCATGACCGCTATCGCACGTATCACCCTGCTCAGCCTGGTATTGGGGTTGAGTGCTTGTGCGGTCCACCGGCCTCCGTCGCCTACCGGGCCGACCATTCCACCGACAGGGCCGTCGACCCAGCCGAGCACGCAGCCAGGCACCCAGCCTTCCGGCCCGGTGATCAAACCGTCGAAGCCAGTGCCTAGCTCCTCGCCGACCTTC from Pseudomonas yamanorum harbors:
- the ccmI gene encoding c-type cytochrome biogenesis protein CcmI yields the protein MIDFWLAAGLLLLIALSFLLIPVLRGRRAQREEDRTALNVALYQERVAELQTQQSEGVLDAAQLDSGRAEAARELLADTEGVEKPRESRLGKPLPLLAAFLVPVLGVALYLHYGASDKVELTREFSQPPVSMEDMTRRLERAAAAQPDSPEGLYFLGRAYMAQDRSADAAKVFERTVALAGRQPELLGQWAQAQYFADNKQWSPKVQALTDEALKLDPKEVTSLGLLGIAAFEGQRYQEAIDYWNRLLAQLPPEDNSRVALQGGIDRAAEKLRESGGSVAPVKAQKQMQVRVDLAADVKAKASPTDSVFIFARAVKGPPAPLAAKRVTVADLPITVELGDADAMMPQLKLSNFPEVQLVARISRAGVPTAGEWIGRSQPLASSTTALQQLTIDSPDK